A window from Pangasianodon hypophthalmus isolate fPanHyp1 chromosome 4, fPanHyp1.pri, whole genome shotgun sequence encodes these proteins:
- the slc16a13 gene encoding monocarboxylate transporter 13 isoform X2, with product MAMQQKKKHQPVGHVEAPDGGWGWVVVVALFMASALVFGLIRSLGVFFVEFVQYFGESAQAVSWITSIGVAMQQLLSPVGTAACNAYGARPVVMMGGFLSGLGLILASQATTLTHLYLTMGLISGSGWALVFTPTVASVMQYFSTRRSLAMGLGFTGVGLSSFAFSPLFQYLVQLYGWRGALLILGGLSLNIVASGALIRPLRHTKVVERSKSNSVSDSCMSFFSRSCEYFELSLLLHRGFLTYSLAVTCFNAGYFIPYVHLVAHSRLVGFSEFQAAFVVSSTGVTDIVGRVMSGWASDLRRMRSLHLLTIWTALVGLFLLLLPLCSLQGNYGGLLAVSLAYGFCAGAMTPLVFSVVPEIVGMERMVGALGLLQLIESVGGLLGAPLSGWLRDLTGSYICSFVVAGGFLILGTIITTTLPYFCSCTEPPPLSPKKTKNEFTEDEPLKQVLSLDFTENIQNTDRIPESLPSQNHITEPSLEVEGTPLSANQTEDEATC from the exons ATGGCTATGCAGCAGAAGAAAAAACACCAGCCAGTTGGGCATGTGGAAGCTCCAGATGGAGGTTGGGGCTGGGTGGTTGTGGTTGCACTCTTCATGGCTTCAGCCCTGGTTTTTGGGCTCATCCGCAGTCTGGGGGTTTTCTTCGTGGAGTTTGTGCAGTACTTTGGGGAGAGTGCTCAGGCTGTTTCCTGGATAACCTCTATAGGAGTGGCCATGCAGCAGTTACTTA gtcCTGTAGGCACGGCTGCATGTAATGCATATGGAGCTCGTCCTGTTGTTATGATGGGAGGCTTTCTTTCTGGACTGGGGCTCATTCTGGCTTCTCAGGCtacaacactcacacacctctaCCTGACCATGGGACTCATTTCAG GGTCAGGCTGGGCTCTAGTCTTCACCCCTACAGTGGCCTCTGTGATGCAGTATTTCAGCACACGGCGTTCTCTAGCCATGGGCCTTGGCTTCACGGGTGTGGGTTTATCCTCCTTCGCTTTCTCTCCACTTTTCCAGTACCTGGTACAGTTGTATGGGTGGCGTGGGGCGCTTCTGATTCTCGGAGGTCTCAGCCTCAACATTGTGGCCAGCGGTGCTCTTATTCGACCACTCAGACACACTAAAGTTGTGGAAAGG AGTAAAAGCAACAGTGTGTCAGACAGCTGTATGTCTTTCTTTTCCCGCTCCTGTGAGTATTTTGAGCTGTCACTGCTCTTGCACCGAGGCTTCCTCACCTACAGCTTGGCCGTCACGTGCTTCAATGCTGGGTACTTTATCCCATATGTCCACCTTGTGGCCCACAGCCGCCTTGTGGGCTTCAGCGAATTCCAGGCTGCATTTGTCGTTTCCAGCACGGGTGTGACAGACATTGTGGGTCGTGTGATGTCCGGCTGGGCCTCGGATTTGCGGCGCATGCGCTCACTCCACTTACTGACCATATGGACAGCTTTAGTGGGTCTGTTCCTCCTGCTGCTGCCCCTCTGCTCGCTGCAAGGGAACTATGGGGGTCTGCTGGCAGTCAGCCTGGCATATGGCTTCTGTGCCGGTGCTATGACCCCACTGGTGTTTTCTGTGGTGCCAGAGATTGTGGGCATGGAACGCATGGTCGGTGCACTCGGACTCCTGCAGCTTATTGAGAGCGTCGGAGGCCTACTTGGAGCTCCACTGTCAG GCTGGTTGAGGGACCTCACAGGTTCTTACATATGTTCCTTTGTGGTAGCTGGTGGATTTCTCATCTTGGGTACCATAATAACAACGACTCTTCCCTATTTCTGTTCTTGTACCGAACCCCCACCCCTGTCCccaaaaaagaccaaaaatgaGTTCACTGAAGATGAGCCACTTAAACAGGTGTTATCCTTGGACTTCACAGAGAATATACAAAACACAGACAGGATTCCAGAATCACTTCCTTCTCAAAACCATATAACAGAACCAAGTCTGGAAGTGGAAGGCACACCTCTCAGTGCAAACCAGACAGAAGACGAGGCTACTTGCTGA
- the slc16a13 gene encoding monocarboxylate transporter 13 isoform X1 → MCARTRQAREGDKSTVVMAMQQKKKHQPVGHVEAPDGGWGWVVVVALFMASALVFGLIRSLGVFFVEFVQYFGESAQAVSWITSIGVAMQQLLSPVGTAACNAYGARPVVMMGGFLSGLGLILASQATTLTHLYLTMGLISGSGWALVFTPTVASVMQYFSTRRSLAMGLGFTGVGLSSFAFSPLFQYLVQLYGWRGALLILGGLSLNIVASGALIRPLRHTKVVERSKSNSVSDSCMSFFSRSCEYFELSLLLHRGFLTYSLAVTCFNAGYFIPYVHLVAHSRLVGFSEFQAAFVVSSTGVTDIVGRVMSGWASDLRRMRSLHLLTIWTALVGLFLLLLPLCSLQGNYGGLLAVSLAYGFCAGAMTPLVFSVVPEIVGMERMVGALGLLQLIESVGGLLGAPLSGWLRDLTGSYICSFVVAGGFLILGTIITTTLPYFCSCTEPPPLSPKKTKNEFTEDEPLKQVLSLDFTENIQNTDRIPESLPSQNHITEPSLEVEGTPLSANQTEDEATC, encoded by the exons TAGTGATGGCTATGCAGCAGAAGAAAAAACACCAGCCAGTTGGGCATGTGGAAGCTCCAGATGGAGGTTGGGGCTGGGTGGTTGTGGTTGCACTCTTCATGGCTTCAGCCCTGGTTTTTGGGCTCATCCGCAGTCTGGGGGTTTTCTTCGTGGAGTTTGTGCAGTACTTTGGGGAGAGTGCTCAGGCTGTTTCCTGGATAACCTCTATAGGAGTGGCCATGCAGCAGTTACTTA gtcCTGTAGGCACGGCTGCATGTAATGCATATGGAGCTCGTCCTGTTGTTATGATGGGAGGCTTTCTTTCTGGACTGGGGCTCATTCTGGCTTCTCAGGCtacaacactcacacacctctaCCTGACCATGGGACTCATTTCAG GGTCAGGCTGGGCTCTAGTCTTCACCCCTACAGTGGCCTCTGTGATGCAGTATTTCAGCACACGGCGTTCTCTAGCCATGGGCCTTGGCTTCACGGGTGTGGGTTTATCCTCCTTCGCTTTCTCTCCACTTTTCCAGTACCTGGTACAGTTGTATGGGTGGCGTGGGGCGCTTCTGATTCTCGGAGGTCTCAGCCTCAACATTGTGGCCAGCGGTGCTCTTATTCGACCACTCAGACACACTAAAGTTGTGGAAAGG AGTAAAAGCAACAGTGTGTCAGACAGCTGTATGTCTTTCTTTTCCCGCTCCTGTGAGTATTTTGAGCTGTCACTGCTCTTGCACCGAGGCTTCCTCACCTACAGCTTGGCCGTCACGTGCTTCAATGCTGGGTACTTTATCCCATATGTCCACCTTGTGGCCCACAGCCGCCTTGTGGGCTTCAGCGAATTCCAGGCTGCATTTGTCGTTTCCAGCACGGGTGTGACAGACATTGTGGGTCGTGTGATGTCCGGCTGGGCCTCGGATTTGCGGCGCATGCGCTCACTCCACTTACTGACCATATGGACAGCTTTAGTGGGTCTGTTCCTCCTGCTGCTGCCCCTCTGCTCGCTGCAAGGGAACTATGGGGGTCTGCTGGCAGTCAGCCTGGCATATGGCTTCTGTGCCGGTGCTATGACCCCACTGGTGTTTTCTGTGGTGCCAGAGATTGTGGGCATGGAACGCATGGTCGGTGCACTCGGACTCCTGCAGCTTATTGAGAGCGTCGGAGGCCTACTTGGAGCTCCACTGTCAG GCTGGTTGAGGGACCTCACAGGTTCTTACATATGTTCCTTTGTGGTAGCTGGTGGATTTCTCATCTTGGGTACCATAATAACAACGACTCTTCCCTATTTCTGTTCTTGTACCGAACCCCCACCCCTGTCCccaaaaaagaccaaaaatgaGTTCACTGAAGATGAGCCACTTAAACAGGTGTTATCCTTGGACTTCACAGAGAATATACAAAACACAGACAGGATTCCAGAATCACTTCCTTCTCAAAACCATATAACAGAACCAAGTCTGGAAGTGGAAGGCACACCTCTCAGTGCAAACCAGACAGAAGACGAGGCTACTTGCTGA